A single Sphingopyxis chilensis DNA region contains:
- the gcvH gene encoding glycine cleavage system protein GcvH, with protein MPRYYTEEHEWIDVDGDVATVGITDFAQGQLGDIVFVEVPDTGAELSAGGDAAVVESVKAASDVYAPVDGTVTEGNGQLEEDPALVNSDPEGEGWFFRMTLSDKGQLDGLMDAKAYKAFCDAL; from the coding sequence ATGCCGCGTTATTACACCGAAGAACATGAATGGATCGACGTCGATGGCGACGTCGCGACGGTCGGCATCACCGACTTCGCGCAGGGGCAGCTTGGCGACATCGTCTTCGTCGAGGTTCCCGACACCGGCGCCGAATTGAGCGCGGGCGGCGATGCGGCGGTGGTCGAATCGGTGAAGGCCGCGAGCGACGTCTATGCGCCCGTCGACGGCACCGTGACCGAAGGCAATGGCCAGCTCGAGGAAGACCCGGCGCTCGTCAATTCGGACCCCGAGGGCGAGGGCTGGTTCTTTCGCATGACGCTGTCCGACAAGGGCCAGCTCGACGGCCTGATGGATGCAAAGGCCTATAAGGCCTTCTGCGACGCCCTGTAA
- the gcvPA gene encoding aminomethyl-transferring glycine dehydrogenase subunit GcvPA, with protein sequence MRYLPLTSDDRAAMLATIGASSIDDLFADVPAEARLDGPIAGLPDHASELAVERHMGALARGSRAAGEGPFFLGAGAYRHHVPASVDHLIQRGEFLTAYTPYQPEIAQGTLQMLFEFQSQVARLLGSDVANASMYDGSTACWEAIVMARRITKRGKALLSTGVHPHYRSVARTMAKYTGDVLVDGDPSLEAGTDWAALADSIDKETSCVVVQYPDILGRIDDMTKLAQACQAAGALLIAVVTEPVALGLIKSPGEMGADIVVGEGQSLGVGLQFGGPYVGLFACKTKYVRQMPGRLCGETVDANGKRGFVLTLSTREQHIRREKATSNICTNSGLCALAFSIHMTLLGEAGLRRLAAINHGRAKAAAAELAKVPGVSVMNDSFFNEFTLLLPTAARPVIHKLAEKDILGGVSLGRLYPDNAGLENGLVVAVTETVTEADIAAFAAALKEVLA encoded by the coding sequence ATGCGTTATCTTCCTCTTACGTCCGACGATCGCGCGGCGATGCTCGCGACCATCGGCGCGTCGTCGATCGACGATCTGTTCGCCGATGTGCCCGCCGAAGCGCGGCTCGATGGCCCGATCGCGGGCCTGCCGGACCATGCGAGCGAATTGGCTGTCGAACGCCACATGGGCGCGCTCGCGCGCGGCAGCCGCGCGGCGGGCGAAGGGCCCTTCTTCCTCGGCGCCGGCGCCTATCGCCACCATGTACCCGCCAGCGTCGATCACCTGATCCAGCGCGGCGAATTCCTCACCGCCTACACCCCCTACCAGCCCGAAATCGCACAGGGCACGCTCCAGATGCTGTTCGAATTTCAGAGCCAGGTCGCGCGCCTGCTCGGCTCAGACGTCGCCAATGCGTCGATGTACGATGGCTCGACCGCTTGCTGGGAAGCGATCGTGATGGCGCGCCGCATCACCAAGCGGGGCAAGGCCCTGCTCTCGACCGGCGTTCACCCGCACTACCGTAGCGTCGCGCGCACGATGGCGAAATATACCGGCGACGTTCTGGTCGATGGTGACCCGAGCCTCGAAGCCGGCACCGACTGGGCAGCGCTCGCAGACAGCATCGACAAGGAGACGAGCTGCGTCGTCGTGCAATATCCCGACATCCTCGGCCGCATCGACGACATGACGAAGCTGGCCCAAGCCTGTCAGGCTGCGGGAGCGCTGCTGATCGCGGTCGTCACCGAACCCGTCGCGCTCGGCCTGATCAAGTCGCCCGGCGAAATGGGCGCCGATATCGTGGTGGGGGAGGGGCAATCGCTCGGCGTCGGCCTCCAGTTCGGTGGGCCCTATGTCGGCCTCTTTGCGTGCAAGACCAAATATGTGCGCCAGATGCCCGGCCGCCTCTGCGGAGAGACCGTCGACGCCAATGGCAAGCGCGGCTTCGTGCTGACGCTGTCGACGCGCGAGCAGCATATCCGCCGCGAGAAAGCGACGAGTAATATCTGCACCAATTCAGGGCTCTGTGCGCTGGCCTTCAGCATCCATATGACATTGCTCGGCGAAGCGGGCCTGCGCCGGCTCGCGGCGATCAACCATGGCCGGGCCAAGGCGGCCGCCGCCGAACTGGCCAAGGTTCCGGGCGTGTCGGTGATGAACGACAGCTTCTTCAACGAGTTCACACTGCTGCTTCCGACCGCGGCGCGCCCCGTGATTCACAAGCTGGCCGAGAAGGACATATTGGGCGGCGTCTCGCTCGGCCGTCTCTATCCCGACAACGCCGGCCTCGAAAACGGCCTCGTCGTCGCCGTGACCGAAACCGTGACCGAGGCGGACATTGCCGCCTTCGCCGCGGCCCTGAAGGAGGTGCTGGCATGA
- a CDS encoding ABA4-like family protein, which produces MSWDSLFLLANYWAFAAWIALAFLPRGPKTLALILYLGVALLCLAYTVLIVGFLTGGIDAGGAGGGDFTTLAGVMKLFDSPGGATLGWVHYLAFDLFTGMWIARDADQKGFSRIVQLPILFLTLMVGPVGLFAWLIVRERRARAQAKK; this is translated from the coding sequence ATGAGCTGGGATAGTCTGTTTCTGCTGGCAAACTACTGGGCGTTCGCCGCATGGATCGCGCTCGCCTTTCTGCCGCGCGGGCCGAAGACACTGGCGCTCATCCTCTATCTCGGCGTCGCGCTCCTCTGTCTGGCCTACACCGTGCTGATCGTCGGTTTCCTCACGGGCGGCATCGATGCGGGCGGGGCGGGCGGCGGCGATTTCACGACGCTCGCTGGCGTGATGAAGCTGTTCGACAGCCCCGGCGGGGCGACGCTCGGCTGGGTTCATTATCTTGCCTTCGACCTGTTCACCGGCATGTGGATCGCGCGCGATGCCGACCAGAAGGGCTTCAGCCGTATCGTCCAATTGCCCATCCTGTTCCTGACGCTGATGGTCGGGCCGGTCGGCCTGTTCGCCTGGCTGATCGTCCGTGAGCGGCGCGCGCGGGCACAGGCGAAAAAATGA
- a CDS encoding fatty acid--CoA ligase, with amino-acid sequence MGRDVSELFTFDEFLTHWAAERPDRVALREEDRVYSYAELDELTALAASALIAAGLQKGDRIAWIGKNSDLYFTLFYGAARAGIVMAPIGWRLSPTEWAFIVNDTQAKMVFAGQGFEGLADQLAGKLANDPAIVGATDAWAMIEGAARIPFEPSGANDAVLQLYTSGTTGNPKGAVLSNRNLFALRKHSSTLDMPYTKWDDDEAVLVAMPCAHIGGTGLGIMALAAGLPGIILAEFNPDGVFDAVEQHGVTRFFMVPAALQMLLMHPRCASVDYSRLKYILYGAAPIPLELLRQCIQVFGADFIQAYGMTETTGTISMLPPEDHDPAGNARMRSAGKALPGVEIVILGPDGQPVPTGEVGEVVTRSSNNMLGYWNLPDATANTMTDDGWIRTGDAGYLDADGYLFIHDRMKDMIITGGENVYPAEVESAIFGHPAVQEVAVIGIPDPKWGETVKAVVVAKPGTGVEEADIIAWARERIAPFKCPRSIDVIEALPRNASGKILRKDLRAPYWEGYERMVN; translated from the coding sequence ATGGGCCGCGACGTTTCGGAACTGTTTACGTTCGACGAATTCCTGACCCACTGGGCCGCCGAGCGGCCCGACCGGGTGGCGCTGCGCGAAGAGGATCGCGTCTACAGCTATGCCGAACTCGACGAACTGACCGCGCTGGCGGCGTCGGCGCTGATCGCGGCGGGGCTGCAGAAGGGCGACCGGATCGCGTGGATCGGCAAGAACAGCGATCTTTATTTCACGCTCTTCTATGGCGCGGCGCGCGCCGGCATCGTGATGGCACCGATCGGCTGGCGTTTGTCGCCCACCGAATGGGCGTTCATCGTCAATGATACGCAGGCGAAGATGGTCTTCGCCGGACAGGGGTTCGAGGGACTGGCGGATCAGCTTGCTGGCAAGCTTGCGAACGATCCGGCGATCGTAGGCGCGACCGACGCATGGGCGATGATCGAGGGTGCGGCGCGCATCCCCTTCGAACCGTCGGGCGCGAACGACGCGGTGCTCCAGCTTTATACCTCGGGAACCACGGGCAACCCCAAGGGCGCCGTCCTCTCGAACCGCAACCTCTTCGCGCTCCGTAAGCATTCGAGCACGCTCGACATGCCCTACACCAAATGGGACGATGACGAGGCGGTGCTGGTTGCGATGCCGTGCGCGCATATCGGCGGCACCGGGCTCGGCATCATGGCGCTCGCGGCGGGACTCCCCGGTATCATCCTCGCCGAATTCAATCCCGACGGGGTGTTCGACGCGGTCGAGCAGCATGGCGTGACGCGCTTTTTCATGGTCCCCGCGGCGCTCCAGATGCTGCTGATGCACCCGCGCTGCGCCAGCGTCGATTACAGCCGCCTCAAATATATCCTCTATGGCGCCGCGCCGATCCCGCTCGAACTGCTGCGCCAGTGCATCCAGGTCTTCGGTGCCGATTTCATCCAGGCTTATGGGATGACCGAGACCACCGGCACCATCTCGATGCTGCCGCCCGAGGATCATGATCCGGCGGGCAATGCGCGGATGCGCTCGGCCGGCAAGGCGCTGCCCGGGGTCGAAATCGTCATCCTCGGTCCTGACGGCCAGCCGGTTCCGACGGGCGAGGTCGGCGAAGTCGTGACGCGTTCGTCGAACAATATGCTGGGCTATTGGAACCTGCCCGACGCGACCGCGAATACGATGACCGACGACGGCTGGATCCGCACCGGCGACGCGGGCTATCTTGATGCCGACGGCTATCTTTTCATCCACGACCGGATGAAGGACATGATCATCACCGGCGGCGAGAATGTCTATCCCGCCGAGGTCGAAAGCGCGATCTTTGGCCATCCGGCGGTTCAGGAAGTCGCGGTGATCGGCATCCCCGATCCGAAATGGGGCGAGACGGTGAAGGCGGTGGTTGTCGCCAAACCCGGCACCGGCGTCGAGGAGGCCGACATCATCGCTTGGGCGCGCGAACGCATCGCGCCCTTCAAATGCCCGCGCAGCATCGACGTGATCGAGGCGCTGCCGAGGAACGCGAGCGGCAAGATTTTGCGCAAGGACCTGCGTGCGCCCTATTGGGAAGGCTATGAGCGGATGGTGAATTGA
- a CDS encoding glutathione S-transferase family protein, with protein sequence MTRPILYHCPDARSLRCLWAVEEAGIDVDLRLLKFPPRAFEPDYRAVNPLMTIPGWVEDGRLMTESAAICERIAEGTPLEVRRDEADYWDYRNWLHRSDATLTFPLAIMIRYTRVEPEERRLSQAVADYKAFFGGRAKSIEAALGDGREWLVAGRFTIADIVIGYAAFLATTLGADDVLGDGTKAWLGRCTAREGFRRARQRQTASA encoded by the coding sequence ATGACGCGCCCTATCCTGTATCATTGTCCCGACGCGCGCTCGCTGCGCTGCCTGTGGGCGGTCGAGGAAGCGGGGATCGACGTCGACCTCCGGCTGCTGAAATTCCCGCCGCGCGCGTTCGAGCCCGATTATCGCGCGGTGAACCCGCTGATGACGATCCCCGGCTGGGTCGAGGACGGCCGGCTGATGACGGAATCGGCGGCGATCTGCGAACGCATCGCCGAGGGGACGCCGCTCGAGGTGCGCCGTGACGAGGCGGATTATTGGGATTATCGCAACTGGCTGCACCGCAGCGACGCGACCCTCACCTTCCCGCTCGCGATCATGATCCGCTACACGCGCGTCGAGCCCGAGGAGCGGCGGCTGAGCCAAGCAGTCGCGGATTACAAAGCCTTCTTCGGCGGCCGCGCGAAAAGCATCGAGGCGGCGCTGGGCGACGGGCGCGAGTGGCTGGTCGCGGGGCGCTTCACCATCGCCGACATCGTGATCGGCTATGCCGCCTTCCTCGCGACGACTTTGGGCGCCGACGATGTGCTGGGCGATGGGACCAAGGCGTGGCTGGGCCGCTGCACGGCGCGCGAGGGTTTCCGGCGCGCGCGGCAGCGGCAGACAGCCTCCGCTTAA
- the gcvPB gene encoding aminomethyl-transferring glycine dehydrogenase subunit GcvPB, which produces MNAAGGADDNVTFTGNRALMLEEPLIFEIGGADTTGVDFDEDAPGADLGALARSAPIGLPGLSESETVRHYTRLSRQNYAIDLGLFPLGSCTMKHNPRLNEKVARMPGFADVHPLQPQETVQGAYAVIHQLAEWLITLTGMHSVAMSPKAGAHGELCGILCIKAALEARGEDRRVILVPESAHGTNPATAAFAGFTVEDIPATEAGRVNLEALKARLGPDVAGVMITNPNTCGLFERDMKAISDAVHAAGGYVYCDGANFNAIVGRVRPGDLGVDAMHINLHKTFSTPHGGGGPGSGPVVLSEALAPFAPLPFVTKQGDAFRLIEEESAGEDHPQSFGRMTAFHGQMGMFTRALTYILSHGADGLKQVAEDAVLNANYVLRSLEGVLDAPFAASGPCMHEALFSDKGLAEGFSTLDIAKGLIDEGYHPMTVYFPLVVHGAMLVEPTETESKAALDQFIGALRSIAMRAKNGDPALKSAPHFAPRARLDETLAARKPVLAWEG; this is translated from the coding sequence ATGAACGCTGCCGGTGGCGCCGACGACAATGTCACCTTCACCGGTAACCGCGCGCTGATGCTCGAAGAGCCGTTGATCTTCGAAATCGGCGGCGCCGACACCACCGGCGTCGACTTCGACGAGGACGCGCCCGGCGCCGACCTCGGCGCGCTCGCGCGTTCCGCGCCGATCGGCCTGCCGGGGCTCAGCGAGTCCGAAACGGTGCGCCATTATACGCGGCTGTCGCGTCAGAATTACGCGATCGACCTCGGCCTCTTCCCGCTCGGCAGCTGCACGATGAAGCACAACCCGCGCCTCAATGAAAAGGTCGCGCGGATGCCGGGTTTCGCCGACGTCCACCCGCTCCAGCCGCAGGAAACGGTGCAGGGCGCCTATGCGGTGATCCACCAGCTCGCCGAATGGCTGATCACGCTCACCGGCATGCACAGCGTCGCGATGTCGCCCAAGGCGGGGGCGCATGGCGAATTGTGCGGTATCCTCTGCATCAAGGCAGCGCTCGAAGCGCGCGGAGAAGACCGCCGCGTCATTCTTGTCCCCGAAAGCGCGCACGGCACCAACCCGGCGACCGCGGCCTTCGCGGGCTTCACCGTCGAGGATATTCCGGCGACCGAGGCGGGCCGCGTCAATCTCGAAGCGTTGAAGGCGCGTCTCGGCCCCGATGTCGCGGGGGTGATGATCACCAACCCCAACACCTGCGGCCTGTTCGAGCGCGACATGAAGGCGATCTCGGACGCGGTCCATGCGGCGGGCGGCTATGTCTATTGCGACGGCGCCAATTTCAACGCGATCGTCGGCCGCGTTCGCCCCGGCGACCTGGGCGTCGATGCGATGCACATCAACCTCCACAAGACCTTCTCGACCCCGCACGGCGGCGGCGGCCCGGGCTCGGGTCCGGTTGTGTTGTCGGAAGCGCTCGCACCGTTCGCGCCGCTCCCCTTCGTGACGAAGCAGGGCGATGCGTTCCGCCTGATCGAAGAGGAGAGCGCAGGCGAGGATCATCCGCAGAGCTTTGGCCGCATGACCGCCTTCCACGGCCAGATGGGCATGTTCACGCGCGCGCTGACCTATATCCTCAGCCACGGCGCCGACGGCTTGAAGCAGGTCGCCGAGGATGCGGTGCTCAACGCCAATTATGTGCTGCGCAGTCTTGAAGGCGTGCTCGACGCGCCGTTCGCCGCCTCGGGCCCGTGCATGCACGAGGCGCTGTTCAGCGATAAGGGGCTTGCCGAAGGCTTCTCGACGCTCGACATCGCCAAGGGGCTGATCGACGAGGGCTATCATCCGATGACCGTCTATTTCCCGCTCGTCGTCCATGGCGCGATGCTCGTCGAGCCGACCGAGACCGAATCGAAGGCGGCGCTCGACCAGTTCATCGGCGCGCTGCGCAGCATCGCGATGCGTGCGAAGAACGGCGACCCTGCGTTGAAGAGCGCACCGCATTTCGCGCCGCGCGCGCGGCTTGACGAAACGCTCGCGGCGCGCAAGCCCGTGCTGGCGTGGGAGGGGTGA
- a CDS encoding response regulator transcription factor, with protein sequence MRVLIIEDNSRLAALISEGIARHGFSGDGVASIDEAEDSLASATYDAVILDLGLPDGDGLDWLRRERPKRPLPPVLILTARDGMGDRVAGLDAGADDYLVKPVEMEELAARLRALLRRPGTRELPVIRAGRLAFNVATRTARSGDHAIPLTRREADLLELLIRRAGTVVRRSSIEDALYRFDEPVTPNAVEATVSRLRHKLSEADRPDMLITVRGMGYLLRDCGD encoded by the coding sequence ATGCGCGTCCTGATCATAGAGGATAACAGCCGTCTGGCGGCGCTCATTTCCGAGGGTATAGCTCGGCACGGATTTAGCGGGGACGGTGTGGCGAGTATCGACGAAGCCGAAGATTCGCTCGCCAGCGCGACCTATGATGCGGTTATTCTGGATCTGGGGCTCCCTGACGGTGACGGACTTGACTGGCTGCGCCGCGAAAGGCCGAAACGACCGCTCCCGCCCGTTTTGATCCTCACCGCGCGCGATGGCATGGGCGATCGTGTCGCCGGCCTTGACGCGGGGGCCGACGACTATCTTGTCAAGCCCGTCGAAATGGAGGAGCTGGCTGCCCGACTCCGCGCGCTCCTGCGCCGTCCGGGAACGCGCGAGCTGCCGGTCATCCGGGCCGGAAGGCTGGCGTTCAACGTGGCGACGCGAACGGCTCGGAGCGGCGACCATGCTATCCCGCTGACACGTCGCGAAGCCGATTTGCTGGAGTTGCTCATTCGCCGGGCCGGCACCGTCGTTCGGCGGTCGTCGATCGAAGACGCATTGTATCGCTTTGACGAACCGGTGACGCCGAATGCGGTCGAGGCGACCGTGTCCCGGCTCCGCCACAAGTTGAGCGAAGCCGATCGTCCGGACATGCTCATCACGGTCCGGGGAATGGGCTATTTACTCAGGGATTGCGGAGATTAA
- the gcvT gene encoding glycine cleavage system aminomethyltransferase GcvT: protein MREDEEIPVETATLPLDAWHRAKGGRMVEFAGYWMPIQYEGIMAEHLWTRESAGLFDVSHMGQLALSGDGIAEALETLFPGDISGLKPGLMRYSLLLDDDGGILDDLMITNEGDQYGIVVNGAVKWEDIGHLRENLPDDITLNHNEDYGLLALQGPKAVDALARLVPEAANLVFMQATRATWAGHQIALSRSGYTGEDGFEISLPNEALTAFADALCAMEEVKPIGLGARDSLRLEAGLPLYGHDLTPAIDPAEADLGFAVSKRRREEENFPGAARILGHLEDGPPRKRVGLTIDGKLPVREGAKLFDGEDEIGVVTSGGFAPSVGAPIAMGYVPRDHAVPGTAIAAEVRGKLVHCTVTAMPFIPHRYVRKQGA, encoded by the coding sequence ATGCGCGAAGATGAAGAAATTCCGGTCGAAACGGCGACGTTGCCGCTCGACGCTTGGCACCGCGCGAAGGGCGGCCGCATGGTCGAGTTCGCCGGCTACTGGATGCCGATCCAGTATGAAGGCATCATGGCGGAACATCTCTGGACCCGCGAAAGCGCCGGCCTGTTCGACGTCAGCCATATGGGGCAGCTTGCCCTGTCGGGCGATGGCATCGCGGAAGCGCTCGAAACGCTCTTTCCCGGTGATATTTCGGGCTTGAAACCCGGACTGATGCGCTATTCGCTGCTCCTCGATGACGACGGCGGCATCCTCGACGACCTGATGATCACCAACGAGGGCGATCAATATGGCATCGTCGTCAACGGCGCGGTGAAGTGGGAAGATATCGGCCACCTGCGCGAAAATCTGCCCGACGATATCACGCTCAACCATAATGAGGATTATGGCCTGCTCGCGCTGCAGGGCCCGAAAGCGGTCGATGCGCTCGCGCGGCTGGTTCCCGAAGCGGCAAATCTCGTCTTCATGCAGGCGACCCGCGCGACCTGGGCTGGCCACCAAATAGCTCTCAGCCGTTCGGGCTATACCGGCGAGGATGGCTTCGAGATTTCGCTGCCCAACGAGGCGCTGACCGCCTTCGCCGACGCGCTGTGCGCGATGGAAGAGGTCAAGCCGATCGGCCTCGGTGCGCGTGATTCGCTGCGGCTCGAGGCAGGTCTGCCGCTCTACGGTCATGACCTCACCCCGGCGATCGACCCAGCCGAAGCCGATCTCGGCTTCGCGGTGAGCAAGCGCCGCCGCGAGGAAGAGAATTTCCCCGGCGCGGCGCGCATCCTCGGCCATCTGGAAGACGGCCCGCCGCGCAAACGCGTCGGGCTCACCATTGATGGCAAGCTGCCGGTGCGCGAGGGCGCCAAGCTGTTCGACGGCGAGGATGAGATCGGCGTCGTGACGTCGGGCGGCTTCGCCCCCAGCGTCGGCGCGCCGATCGCGATGGGTTACGTCCCGCGCGACCATGCCGTGCCCGGCACCGCCATCGCGGCGGAGGTGCGCGGCAAGCTGGTCCATTGCACCGTCACCGCCATGCCATTCATTCCACACCGCTATGTGCGCAAACAGGGAGCCTGA
- a CDS encoding DUF938 domain-containing protein: MTSQPWMPGDGGEADKRHAPATLRNRDAIAAVLADWLPASGTVLEVASGSGEHAVHFASTFAHLDWQPSDPDPAGLTSIAAYRAEAALPNLGAPVALDASASQWPIERADAILCINMVHISPREATLGLFAGAARLLAPGAPLILYGPYTEPDVPTAESNLAFDASLRSRDPAWGLRDADAVKAAAADAGIAFTERRAMPANNLMLLFRRT; encoded by the coding sequence ATGACGTCGCAGCCGTGGATGCCCGGCGACGGCGGCGAGGCGGACAAGCGCCACGCCCCCGCCACGCTGCGCAATCGCGATGCGATCGCGGCCGTACTCGCCGACTGGCTGCCCGCATCGGGGACAGTGCTTGAAGTCGCGAGCGGATCGGGTGAGCATGCCGTCCATTTCGCCTCGACCTTCGCGCACCTCGACTGGCAGCCGAGCGATCCCGATCCCGCCGGACTGACGTCGATCGCGGCTTACCGCGCAGAAGCCGCGCTCCCGAATTTGGGGGCGCCCGTCGCGCTCGACGCGTCGGCGTCCCAATGGCCGATCGAGCGCGCCGACGCGATCCTCTGCATCAACATGGTCCACATCAGCCCGCGGGAAGCGACGCTTGGCCTGTTCGCGGGTGCGGCCAGACTGCTCGCCCCCGGCGCGCCGCTGATCCTCTATGGCCCTTATACCGAACCCGATGTGCCGACCGCAGAGAGCAACCTTGCCTTCGACGCCAGCCTGCGGAGCCGCGATCCGGCTTGGGGGCTGCGCGATGCCGACGCGGTCAAGGCGGCCGCCGCCGACGCCGGCATTGCCTTCACCGAGCGTCGCGCGATGCCCGCGAACAATCTGATGCTGCTCTTCCGCCGCACCTGA
- a CDS encoding glycosyltransferase family 2 protein: MTDAAPANCRLMVATPIYDGAQGTYVRAALDLAMAAQRRDMPVRFEFILHEALVHRARSLLADLFMQSDCTHLLFVDADIDFAAADIFAMIEAMAGRPDCAMLGAAVPRRTVNWSQVARAAECGLAKDNAADLARYAGDFALSFLNTDERFALTDLVELSQLGTGLMLIRRDVVETLCARHPELAFRTEARDRQGTGVRENVHALFLPEIDRPSGLMLSEDYAFCRRARDAGFRIWLAPWVRTTHSGPATFRGSLADLAPLFASTSDS, encoded by the coding sequence ATGACCGACGCCGCGCCAGCCAATTGCCGCCTGATGGTGGCGACGCCGATCTATGACGGCGCGCAGGGCACCTATGTCCGCGCGGCGCTCGACCTTGCGATGGCGGCGCAGCGGCGGGATATGCCCGTGCGGTTCGAGTTTATTCTGCATGAAGCCCTGGTCCACCGCGCGCGCAGCCTGCTCGCTGACCTCTTCATGCAGAGCGATTGCACCCATCTGCTCTTCGTCGATGCGGACATTGATTTCGCGGCGGCCGACATTTTCGCAATGATCGAGGCGATGGCGGGACGGCCCGACTGCGCCATGCTTGGCGCTGCGGTGCCGCGCCGCACGGTCAACTGGTCGCAGGTTGCGCGCGCCGCTGAGTGCGGGCTGGCAAAGGATAATGCGGCCGACCTTGCGCGCTATGCCGGTGATTTCGCGCTCAGTTTCCTGAACACCGACGAACGGTTCGCGCTGACCGACCTCGTCGAACTGTCGCAGCTCGGCACCGGGCTGATGCTGATCCGCCGCGACGTCGTCGAGACGCTCTGCGCGCGGCACCCCGAACTCGCTTTTCGCACCGAAGCGCGCGACCGGCAGGGAACGGGTGTACGCGAAAATGTTCATGCGCTCTTCCTGCCAGAGATCGACCGCCCGAGCGGACTGATGCTGTCGGAAGATTATGCTTTCTGCCGCCGCGCGCGCGACGCGGGGTTTCGGATCTGGCTCGCACCCTGGGTCCGCACGACGCACAGCGGCCCCGCCACATTTCGCGGATCGCTGGCCGATCTCGCGCCGCTTTTTGCTTCCACTTCCGATAGCTGA
- a CDS encoding DMT family transporter: MSDAPSSTPFDGPPQHYLGGIALRLLAMVSLSLMFVLVKKIDAAGIHVVESLFWRQALVLPFLLAWVVATGSLSSLRTQRIGAHARRMLMGLTGMACNFGAMILLPMAEATTISLSVPIFAVIFAALLLGEATGWQRWSAVIVGFVGVLVVLDPLSGFAGGFGGTHGVGTLVALTGAIMTALITIAVRDLGRTENAATIVFWFSLLSMIPLGIALPFVITPHSGHEWLLLIGLGFLGAVVQMSLTGALRLAPVSVVIPMDYSSLLWAIAAGWWFFGTLPADTTWVGAPLIIASGLFIAWREHRRHIARPKEVAA, from the coding sequence ATGAGCGACGCGCCATCATCCACCCCGTTCGACGGACCTCCGCAGCATTATCTGGGCGGGATCGCCCTGCGGCTGCTCGCGATGGTCAGCCTGTCGCTGATGTTCGTGCTGGTCAAAAAGATCGACGCGGCGGGAATCCATGTCGTCGAAAGCCTGTTCTGGCGACAGGCGCTCGTGCTGCCCTTCCTGCTGGCATGGGTGGTGGCGACGGGCAGCCTCTCATCGCTCAGGACGCAGCGGATCGGCGCGCACGCGCGGCGCATGCTGATGGGCCTGACCGGCATGGCGTGCAATTTCGGCGCGATGATCCTGCTGCCGATGGCCGAGGCGACGACCATCAGCCTCTCGGTGCCGATCTTCGCGGTCATTTTCGCGGCGCTGCTGCTCGGCGAGGCGACGGGGTGGCAGCGTTGGAGCGCGGTGATCGTCGGCTTCGTCGGCGTGCTCGTCGTGCTTGACCCGCTTTCGGGCTTCGCGGGCGGCTTCGGCGGGACGCACGGCGTCGGCACGCTCGTCGCGCTGACCGGCGCGATCATGACGGCGCTGATCACGATTGCGGTGCGCGACCTGGGCCGCACCGAAAATGCCGCGACGATCGTCTTCTGGTTCAGCCTCTTGTCGATGATCCCGCTCGGCATCGCCCTGCCCTTCGTCATCACGCCGCATAGCGGCCACGAATGGCTGCTCTTGATCGGGCTCGGTTTCCTGGGCGCGGTCGTCCAGATGTCGCTGACCGGCGCGCTGCGCCTCGCGCCCGTGTCGGTGGTGATCCCGATGGATTATTCGAGCCTGCTTTGGGCGATCGCCGCCGGCTGGTGGTTCTTTGGCACCCTGCCGGCCGACACGACCTGGGTCGGCGCCCCGCTCATCATCGCCTCGGGCCTGTTCATCGCATGGCGCGAGCATCGCCGCCATATCGCGCGGCCGAAGGAGGTTGCAGCATGA